A part of Eubacterium sp. AB3007 genomic DNA contains:
- a CDS encoding FHA domain-containing protein, with product MFGKKNEMSGMEQGTDGEERRPIAVLAGKKCQLRIFDLPVTIGRNSEMVDVPLVEYSVSRRHCALELLDENIVLVDLGSYVGTFVERHKLQEGEACVLQNGQTIRIGKEKFKLTIFQEELMRRIQEARRASITPEQMEEEDTGFLIDTFDDGESVEELEEIEDLEEAGAVEEVEAIEELPEGEEAEVIEEGEPEEEVEEVEEVEEIEEVEDLEEIEEASEILEAEDMPEDSESFAVIDEIEVLEEEEETDAELTEMIDYAEHGGIVFVWEDDLTGESDRFEISKDLFVIGRQEGDVDHVIQAKGISRKHCYISKRNGGYYIYDMQSTNGVTLNGEKIDPEREVLLEAGDTVQIGERVYTVEEL from the coding sequence ATGTTTGGAAAGAAGAATGAAATGTCCGGTATGGAGCAGGGGACAGATGGAGAAGAAAGAAGACCGATTGCAGTACTCGCCGGGAAAAAGTGCCAGTTGCGCATATTTGACCTTCCTGTAACCATCGGAAGAAACAGTGAAATGGTGGATGTTCCTCTGGTGGAATACTCTGTCAGCCGCAGGCACTGCGCACTGGAGCTGCTGGACGAAAATATAGTGCTGGTGGATCTTGGCTCCTATGTGGGAACTTTTGTGGAACGACATAAACTGCAGGAGGGAGAGGCCTGCGTGCTCCAAAACGGGCAGACCATTCGTATCGGCAAGGAGAAGTTCAAGTTAACCATCTTCCAGGAGGAGCTGATGCGCCGGATCCAGGAAGCTCGCCGCGCTTCCATCACACCTGAGCAGATGGAAGAGGAAGACACGGGCTTTCTGATAGATACCTTCGACGACGGTGAGTCGGTGGAGGAGTTGGAAGAGATCGAGGATCTCGAGGAGGCTGGAGCGGTCGAAGAGGTCGAAGCGATCGAGGAACTCCCGGAGGGAGAAGAGGCCGAGGTCATCGAAGAAGGCGAGCCGGAAGAAGAGGTCGAAGAGGTCGAGGAGGTTGAAGAGATCGAGGAGGTAGAGGACCTCGAAGAGATCGAAGAGGCCTCGGAAATCCTTGAGGCAGAGGATATGCCGGAGGACAGTGAGTCGTTCGCGGTCATCGATGAAATAGAAGTCCTCGAAGAAGAAGAGGAAACAGACGCAGAGCTGACCGAGATGATCGACTATGCAGAGCACGGTGGAATCGTCTTTGTGTGGGAGGATGATCTCACCGGAGAGAGTGATCGGTTCGAAATCAGTAAGGACCTGTTTGTCATAGGACGTCAGGAGGGGGATGTAGATCATGTGATCCAGGCAAAGGGCATCAGCAGAAAACACTGCTATATCTCCAAAAGAAACGGCGGATATTACATCTACGATATGCAGTCTACAAACGGAGTAACGCTGAACGGAGAAAAGATCGATCCGGAAAGGGAGGTCCTTCTGGAGGCAGGCGATACTGTGCAGATAGGCGAGAGGGTGTATACGGTTGAAGAACTTTGA